Proteins from a genomic interval of Alteromonas macleodii ATCC 27126:
- a CDS encoding MarR family winged helix-turn-helix transcriptional regulator: MQLEDMLAYKVAMLASDLSESLSKEYAEYKLTKPEWRILATLGGRNESSPKSLLTAKEIAIATRLDKVQVSRALERLVKRDAIVKRVSKRDKRATLISLSVEGERIYRALLPKIVAWQNKRLENINEDEYRIFVKVIDALTP, encoded by the coding sequence ATGCAGCTAGAAGATATGCTTGCCTACAAGGTAGCCATGCTCGCGAGCGATTTAAGTGAATCGCTCTCAAAAGAATATGCAGAATATAAACTTACTAAACCAGAGTGGCGAATCTTAGCCACATTAGGCGGCCGAAATGAAAGCTCGCCAAAATCACTGCTAACGGCAAAAGAAATCGCTATTGCAACACGACTAGATAAAGTGCAGGTTTCGCGAGCGCTGGAGCGATTGGTTAAGCGAGATGCTATCGTTAAGCGTGTGAGCAAGCGAGATAAACGGGCCACATTAATTTCATTGTCAGTGGAAGGAGAACGAATCTATCGGGCGCTGTTGCCTAAAATTGTGGCTTGGCAAAATAAGCGTTTGGAAAATATCAATGAAGATGAGTATCGAATATTTGTAAAAGTGATAGATGCACTAACGCCTTAA
- a CDS encoding patatin-like phospholipase family protein, with protein MAPLEIYAGKKARESIMKNGFTPELFSYFLGASGGPKWFSLAGLDRVLFPEWFANVKHQIHVIGSSAGAFRTICAVQNDPLAAINRLASSYSTTTYSSDKPTPREITAKAEDLLKEMVDEAGKQEVLSNSRFKAHLIVAKCLGATRFESKFRQLSGLAMSAAANTVNRRHLSRLYKRYVFSTPGTEFAINDPYQLPTQYHALTRGNIHTALLASGSIPVVIEGVQQIEGAPAGMYRDGGIIDYHFDLSFGPDDGLVLYPHFYDKPIPGWFDKGLKGRVPHRSSYDNVVMLVPSASFVANLPYSKIPDRKDFEVLDAKTRIQYWQTVLKETDRLGEYFMRAVNDGSLVDAIKPLPFKMI; from the coding sequence GTGGCACCCTTAGAAATATACGCAGGTAAAAAAGCACGTGAATCCATAATGAAAAACGGATTTACGCCTGAGTTATTTAGCTATTTTCTGGGGGCATCTGGCGGCCCGAAATGGTTTTCTCTGGCTGGTCTAGATCGCGTACTGTTCCCTGAGTGGTTTGCCAACGTTAAGCATCAAATTCACGTGATTGGCTCTTCAGCAGGTGCGTTTCGTACCATTTGCGCTGTTCAAAATGATCCCCTAGCAGCCATAAATCGTCTAGCCTCTTCTTATTCAACAACGACCTATAGCAGTGATAAGCCTACGCCTAGAGAAATTACGGCTAAAGCTGAAGACCTGCTGAAAGAAATGGTGGATGAAGCAGGTAAGCAAGAAGTGCTGTCTAACTCCCGCTTTAAAGCGCACCTGATCGTTGCTAAATGTTTAGGTGCTACTCGTTTTGAAAGTAAGTTTAGGCAACTTTCGGGCTTGGCGATGAGTGCAGCGGCCAATACAGTGAACCGACGACACCTTTCTCGCTTATACAAGCGCTACGTGTTCTCAACGCCGGGTACGGAGTTTGCGATAAACGACCCGTATCAACTGCCTACTCAGTACCATGCATTAACGCGTGGAAATATTCATACCGCGCTGCTAGCGTCTGGTTCTATTCCTGTGGTAATTGAGGGCGTACAGCAAATTGAAGGTGCGCCAGCCGGAATGTATCGAGATGGCGGTATTATTGACTACCATTTCGACTTGTCCTTCGGACCAGATGATGGCTTAGTGTTATACCCTCATTTTTATGACAAGCCCATTCCAGGCTGGTTCGACAAGGGCTTGAAGGGCAGAGTGCCTCATCGTTCAAGCTACGATAACGTTGTAATGCTTGTGCCTTCGGCATCGTTTGTTGCTAATTTGCCTTATAGCAAAATCCCCGATAGGAAAGATTTTGAAGTACTCGATGCAAAAACGCGCATCCAGTATTGGCAAACAGTATTGAAAGAAACTGACAGGTTGGGTGAATATTTTATGCGTGCTGTTAACGATGGCTCCTTAGTGGACGCTATCAAGCCGCTTCCATTTAAAATGATTTAA
- a CDS encoding EAL domain-containing protein, translated as MSLQKYQEPPLFEQHGSAERRFLQLISALPKVSVQGYDKHRKVIYWNKSSEDMYGFRECEALGQKLEDLIIPSFMKSEVIKLHQRWIDYGEAIPSDELVLEKKSGEPIHVFSSHVMLKEGTDSPEMYCVDIDLSEQHNIRQELERMASTDLLTELPNRRLLEQFLTSSIEDASRNESGFALFFIDLDMFKEVNDTLGHTWGDELLRSVSKRLSDCLSEQGLLARFGGDEFVFVATQVTSENESADIAKKLTECFKQSFALSTENVHITSSIGISMFPKDGSEIDDLLKNADVAMYQAKAEGRNRFHFFTHALSQKVRQQRSIAAYLHESLVNDEFELLYQPQIDLLTGKVASCEALLRWRPKDEDRAVPPNIFIPIAERSELIVHIGNWVLEKACKQAQLWKEQGINIRVDINVSGKELEQNAYFERLRECRERHGLLPKDIGLELTENVLIKSDNTILENLRVQRDQGVEISIDDFGTGYSSLSYLKQFPVSHLKIDRSFLRGAPENAYDSALMEAIVNVGHKLDLNIVVEGVETQNQSNYCKSLNVEYVQGFLYSKPIRSDAIVKLLNEQ; from the coding sequence ATGAGCTTACAGAAATACCAAGAGCCCCCGTTATTTGAACAACATGGTTCGGCTGAAAGGCGGTTCCTTCAGCTTATTAGTGCCTTGCCAAAGGTATCGGTGCAAGGTTATGACAAGCACCGAAAAGTTATCTACTGGAATAAATCAAGTGAAGACATGTATGGCTTTCGTGAGTGCGAAGCACTAGGTCAAAAACTTGAAGATCTCATCATTCCCTCGTTCATGAAAAGTGAAGTGATAAAGCTACATCAGCGATGGATAGATTACGGTGAGGCAATTCCTTCAGACGAACTCGTGCTTGAGAAGAAAAGTGGCGAGCCTATCCATGTTTTCTCATCTCACGTCATGCTGAAAGAAGGCACAGATTCACCCGAAATGTATTGTGTGGATATTGACCTGAGTGAGCAGCACAACATCAGGCAAGAACTTGAGCGAATGGCATCCACAGATTTGTTAACCGAGTTGCCTAATCGACGCCTGTTAGAGCAGTTTTTGACGTCGTCCATCGAGGATGCATCGCGCAATGAGTCTGGCTTCGCTTTGTTTTTCATTGACTTAGATATGTTCAAAGAAGTTAATGACACGCTTGGGCATACCTGGGGTGATGAATTACTGCGCTCTGTTTCTAAGCGGCTGTCAGATTGTCTGAGCGAGCAAGGCTTACTGGCTCGGTTCGGTGGAGACGAATTTGTTTTTGTCGCCACACAAGTGACTTCTGAAAATGAAAGTGCTGACATTGCTAAGAAACTTACTGAGTGTTTCAAGCAGAGCTTCGCACTTAGCACTGAAAACGTGCATATCACTTCAAGTATCGGTATTAGTATGTTCCCTAAAGACGGAAGTGAGATTGATGATCTTCTGAAAAATGCAGACGTCGCAATGTATCAGGCGAAAGCTGAAGGCCGAAACCGTTTTCATTTTTTCACCCACGCTTTAAGTCAGAAAGTTCGACAACAGCGAAGTATCGCAGCTTATCTCCATGAGTCTTTGGTTAACGATGAGTTTGAACTCTTGTATCAACCTCAAATAGATTTGCTCACTGGAAAAGTGGCATCGTGTGAAGCGCTGTTAAGGTGGCGTCCTAAAGATGAGGATAGGGCTGTTCCACCCAATATCTTCATCCCCATCGCTGAGCGCAGTGAGTTAATTGTTCACATTGGAAATTGGGTGTTAGAAAAGGCGTGCAAACAGGCACAGTTATGGAAAGAGCAGGGCATTAATATTCGCGTTGATATCAATGTTTCAGGAAAAGAGTTAGAGCAGAATGCTTATTTCGAACGCCTAAGGGAGTGTCGAGAGCGGCACGGTTTACTGCCTAAAGATATTGGGTTAGAACTTACTGAGAATGTGCTTATTAAGTCTGACAATACGATTTTAGAAAATTTGAGAGTGCAACGCGACCAAGGCGTTGAAATATCAATTGATGACTTTGGTACGGGTTATTCTTCGCTTAGTTATTTAAAACAGTTTCCCGTTAGCCACTTAAAAATAGATCGTTCATTTTTAAGAGGTGCACCGGAAAATGCCTACGATAGCGCGTTAATGGAGGCTATCGTGAATGTTGGTCACAAACTCGATTTAAACATTGTTGTTGAAGGCGTGGAAACTCAAAATCAATCGAACTACTGCAAGTCTCTTAACGTTGAATATGTGCAAGGCTTTCTGTATTCAAAACCCATTCGCTCTGACGCCATTGTAAAGCTGCTTAACGAACAGTAA
- a CDS encoding EAL domain-containing protein: protein MKLSSQINLGVFALMLLAFTVLSSIELSEIKSRTSVSIEQEAEEARLRYETTVLQTSALSSQSKQSVIDAMLRQMVLQPFLSAAKVIDVEGNVFAKYERSPNTIVPNWYLQLDSAPAVNKKIPFSNNDGYLLVTSDTSYIYTEITAILIKNAVIFCGLFFALALYIVTVTKFARRPIANTIKKLNEINSHDFTPSQVNAFTTDYRQLTSTVNTLTTSLASKFNDIAQQSERFKTEANKDTLTKLSNRSAFERHTRALLSDTSNFQEKELILIRLAQLTTINTKLGMLAGDNYVKSIADFLVHEAKHNCKSGFVFRLSGGDFALISEIMGRDERDLMLENMSKQFANATPLRDGSKATWMGVTRFSSQMSLQQVMESADSALMAAMKTQKGWQFSSEVSQVHSNTKWRERLNYIVSQQYADILIQPVMNVERNAPAYYETFARFKDKDTNDVIPMAQLIPASERLDLIPQVDKLVAGIVFKKLTVTSHQVAINISNASIANGEFRKWLIEELRTRETLCPRLIFEVEDAALIHHREVAENFCRQLIQLGCRITIEHFGDNFASLAGLRAIQPQFVKLSGRLTQGIHTNKDNQLFVSSLINIAKGLNIHVIAEMVENEAESVALRKLDVEHQQGYYFSKPSLWTMY, encoded by the coding sequence ATGAAGCTGTCTAGTCAAATTAATTTGGGCGTTTTTGCCCTTATGCTTTTAGCATTTACGGTGTTGTCGAGTATTGAGCTAAGCGAAATAAAATCTCGCACTTCAGTGTCAATCGAGCAAGAAGCTGAAGAAGCACGGCTGCGTTACGAAACAACCGTCTTACAAACCTCTGCCTTGTCTTCTCAGTCGAAGCAATCAGTGATTGATGCCATGCTTCGTCAAATGGTATTGCAGCCGTTTTTATCTGCAGCCAAAGTCATTGATGTCGAAGGAAATGTGTTTGCGAAGTACGAGCGCTCGCCTAACACTATTGTTCCTAATTGGTACTTACAGCTGGACTCCGCACCTGCCGTTAACAAGAAAATTCCTTTTTCGAACAATGATGGTTATTTGTTAGTTACGTCAGACACGTCTTATATTTACACTGAAATCACCGCTATTCTCATCAAAAATGCTGTTATCTTTTGTGGGCTATTTTTCGCCCTCGCGCTATATATCGTCACGGTAACCAAATTTGCTAGGCGCCCCATTGCCAACACCATTAAGAAGCTTAATGAGATAAATAGCCACGACTTCACCCCCTCGCAGGTAAATGCGTTTACAACAGATTACCGCCAACTTACCAGCACAGTGAACACCCTAACCACTTCGTTAGCATCAAAATTTAATGACATTGCTCAGCAATCTGAGCGATTCAAAACAGAAGCCAATAAAGATACATTGACGAAGTTGTCGAACCGCAGTGCATTCGAGCGACACACTCGCGCGCTGTTGTCTGACACGTCTAATTTCCAGGAAAAAGAGCTTATTCTCATCAGGCTCGCTCAACTTACCACTATAAATACTAAGTTGGGCATGTTAGCTGGTGACAATTATGTAAAATCTATCGCGGACTTTCTTGTGCATGAGGCGAAGCACAATTGCAAAAGTGGCTTTGTATTTCGGTTATCAGGCGGAGATTTCGCCTTGATAAGTGAAATTATGGGGCGGGACGAACGGGATTTGATGTTAGAAAATATGTCGAAGCAGTTTGCAAACGCCACGCCACTTCGAGATGGAAGCAAAGCAACGTGGATGGGCGTTACACGTTTTTCTAGCCAAATGTCGTTACAGCAGGTAATGGAAAGTGCTGACAGTGCGTTGATGGCGGCAATGAAAACGCAAAAAGGATGGCAGTTTTCTTCAGAAGTGTCTCAGGTTCATAGCAATACAAAATGGCGTGAGCGCCTCAATTACATCGTGTCGCAGCAATATGCCGATATTCTCATTCAACCCGTGATGAATGTAGAGCGAAACGCACCAGCATATTACGAAACGTTTGCTCGATTTAAAGACAAAGACACCAATGATGTTATACCCATGGCGCAACTTATCCCCGCATCGGAGCGATTGGACCTTATTCCTCAAGTCGATAAGTTGGTAGCAGGCATCGTGTTTAAAAAACTAACGGTAACGTCTCATCAGGTTGCTATAAATATTAGTAACGCCTCAATTGCCAACGGCGAGTTTAGAAAATGGTTAATTGAAGAGCTTCGAACCCGGGAAACGCTATGCCCAAGACTTATTTTTGAAGTCGAAGATGCAGCGCTTATTCACCATCGAGAAGTAGCCGAGAACTTTTGCCGTCAACTCATACAGCTGGGCTGTAGAATTACCATAGAGCACTTTGGCGATAACTTTGCCTCGCTTGCGGGTTTAAGGGCAATTCAGCCTCAATTCGTTAAGCTTTCGGGACGGCTAACCCAGGGAATTCATACCAACAAAGATAATCAGTTATTTGTCTCTAGCCTTATCAATATTGCGAAAGGCCTTAATATCCATGTTATTGCGGAAATGGTAGAAAACGAGGCTGAGTCTGTTGCACTGAGAAAACTAGACGTTGAACACCAACAAGGCTATTACTTTTCTAAACCCTCACTTTGGACAATGTACTAA
- a CDS encoding MBL fold metallo-hydrolase, with the protein MPVFNRTRFLVGVLFMTSFCGSSNTLAASASQPEKFTNTHIEYKTTWRDMWKVTKAYFRDNRDAATPTFDIPVSALTPQMLDAVAEDSVIKLGHSTTLLKLAKRYILIDPVFSERASPVQWMGPKRFHQAPISLEDLPKLDAVIISHDHYDHLDKGSIEILKNKVDVFITPLKVGNHLRDWGVDANKVVELNWWQSTKLSDIEIVATPSQHFSGRGLFDRDETLWASWVIKSANTNIFYSGDSGYFDGFKAIGEKYGPFDLSMIETGAYNQLWSDIHMLPEESLQAHIDIQASVMMPVHNSTFDLALHNWNEPLIKITDLAGAKGVPTSIPIFGEVVPVKGAGEAPNKTWWLDER; encoded by the coding sequence ATGCCCGTTTTTAATCGCACACGCTTTCTTGTTGGAGTTTTATTTATGACATCTTTCTGTGGTTCTTCAAACACCCTTGCTGCAAGCGCGTCGCAACCTGAAAAATTCACTAATACTCATATTGAATATAAAACGACGTGGCGAGACATGTGGAAAGTCACCAAAGCGTATTTTCGTGACAATAGAGATGCTGCAACGCCAACGTTTGACATACCCGTGTCGGCACTTACACCACAGATGCTTGACGCAGTTGCAGAAGACAGCGTGATAAAGCTGGGCCACTCTACTACCCTATTGAAACTTGCCAAACGTTATATCTTGATCGATCCGGTCTTTAGTGAACGTGCTTCTCCCGTCCAATGGATGGGGCCCAAGCGTTTCCACCAAGCGCCAATTTCACTGGAAGACTTGCCTAAATTAGATGCCGTTATCATAAGTCATGACCATTACGACCATTTAGATAAAGGCAGTATTGAAATACTAAAAAACAAAGTCGACGTGTTTATTACACCGCTAAAAGTTGGCAATCATTTACGTGACTGGGGTGTGGATGCAAATAAAGTTGTTGAGCTAAATTGGTGGCAAAGTACAAAGCTGAGCGACATTGAAATAGTGGCCACACCGTCTCAGCATTTCTCGGGGCGAGGTTTATTTGATAGAGACGAAACTCTTTGGGCAAGTTGGGTTATTAAATCTGCAAATACCAACATCTTTTACAGCGGTGACTCGGGATATTTTGACGGATTTAAAGCCATTGGTGAAAAGTACGGTCCGTTTGATTTATCGATGATTGAAACCGGTGCGTACAACCAGCTATGGTCTGACATTCACATGCTGCCTGAAGAGAGCTTGCAAGCCCATATTGATATTCAAGCTAGTGTCATGATGCCCGTGCACAACAGTACCTTTGATTTAGCACTACATAATTGGAATGAGCCTTTAATAAAAATCACAGACCTTGCTGGTGCTAAGGGTGTTCCCACCAGTATTCCTATCTTTGGCGAAGTTGTTCCGGTTAAGGGTGCAGGCGAAGCTCCGAACAAAACCTGGTGGTTAGACGAAAGGTGA
- a CDS encoding efflux RND transporter permease subunit translates to MVEYFFRQKVISWMVAIILGVGGIVTFLGLGQLEFPEFTIRNALVITQYPGATPEQVEEEVTLQLEKAIQRIPNVKRISSVNMVGLSQITVELKSSVQAKDLEQYWDNLRRKVGDAQASLPPGTSTSIVNDDFGDVFGLLLTLKSEDYSLKQMEDFADLMQREIQLVDGVKKVSIAGTVNEQIIVSLDHDKMKTLNVSAESIAGLLTAQNVVGNAGSIKVQGKRLSIQPTGEFDNLEALGQVVIGSPASGLIRLTDIATIERKLNDTPSILYHSSGTPALSIGVSFASAVNVVDVGKRLDSKIAELEQRMPLGMTLDTVYNQPTVVDDSVTGFLINLVEAVAIVIFVLLLFMGWRSGVLMGLILVLTILGTFILMSVKGIELQKISLGALIIALGMLVDNAIVVTEGMLIGVRKGQTKLQAAKDVVSQNGLPLLGATVIAITAFAPIGLSPDATGEFVGSLFWVLCFSLFLSWITALTITPFFFDLLFKTEKERGANDEDDDPYKGIIFTVYKRVLTAAINHRYVTIVLVLVALVGSMASGKFVKNAFFPDSSTPLFFVDLWLPEGSDILTTEQSIRRLEDNVLGMENIANVTSVIGGGAQRLTLTYAPEDRYASYGQLIVETDTVESRDARMREIIELVQEDFPNVQYKVKALQVGPSAKAAIEARIYGPEPEVLREISSDIEAIFQAEKTMDSVRLSWSNKVPFVEPVFLEEQARRIGVTRDAVHTAFLLNNEGETVGLYREGSDLIPIVMRNDPNQRYDIDNLASLNVWSQEQGKYISMADVISNVDVSLDNPIIKRRNRVRMLAVYAEPMPLSGETAASVQAKVRPLVEELKLPDGYHIEWGGEYETSTDAQSALFASMPIGILGMFIITVLLFGKLRQALAIWGVIPLTTIGIIGGLVLVGAPFTFMALLGSLSLIGMVLKNGIVLMEEINVQAKGNSGAFDAVVAASVSRVRPVSMAAITTILGMIPLFSDAFFASMAVVIVFGLTVATVLTLLILPVLHCTFHGIKSE, encoded by the coding sequence ATGGTCGAGTATTTTTTTCGTCAAAAAGTAATTAGCTGGATGGTCGCCATCATCTTGGGTGTTGGCGGCATTGTGACTTTTCTTGGCTTAGGTCAGCTAGAGTTTCCTGAATTCACCATTAGAAATGCTCTGGTTATTACTCAATACCCAGGGGCAACGCCTGAGCAAGTTGAGGAAGAAGTTACGCTGCAGCTTGAAAAGGCGATTCAGCGTATACCCAACGTAAAACGAATCAGCTCAGTAAACATGGTTGGGCTATCGCAAATTACTGTTGAGCTTAAAAGTAGTGTTCAGGCCAAGGACCTAGAGCAATACTGGGACAACTTGCGCCGTAAAGTGGGCGATGCACAAGCATCGCTGCCACCTGGCACCAGCACCTCGATTGTGAATGATGACTTTGGTGACGTTTTTGGCCTGCTGCTTACTCTTAAAAGCGAAGACTACTCCCTTAAGCAAATGGAAGACTTTGCAGATTTAATGCAGCGAGAGATTCAGCTTGTTGACGGTGTAAAAAAGGTGTCGATTGCCGGTACCGTTAATGAACAGATTATTGTGTCGTTAGATCACGATAAAATGAAAACCCTTAATGTTTCTGCAGAATCCATTGCTGGCCTTTTAACCGCGCAAAATGTAGTGGGCAACGCGGGTTCGATTAAGGTTCAGGGCAAGCGCCTGTCCATACAGCCCACTGGCGAATTTGATAACCTAGAAGCGTTAGGTCAGGTGGTGATTGGCTCACCGGCAAGCGGCCTTATTCGCTTAACAGATATTGCGACTATTGAGCGCAAGCTTAACGATACCCCTTCAATCCTTTATCACAGTTCTGGCACGCCGGCTCTGTCAATTGGTGTGTCGTTCGCGTCGGCGGTAAATGTAGTTGATGTAGGTAAACGGCTTGATAGCAAAATAGCCGAGCTAGAGCAGCGTATGCCCCTGGGTATGACGCTGGATACCGTTTACAACCAGCCTACAGTGGTCGACGATTCTGTAACTGGCTTTCTTATTAACCTTGTTGAAGCCGTGGCCATCGTTATTTTCGTGCTGCTACTTTTCATGGGCTGGCGCAGTGGCGTTCTGATGGGGCTCATTCTTGTGCTTACCATTCTCGGCACCTTTATATTGATGTCGGTAAAAGGCATTGAGTTGCAAAAAATCTCCTTGGGTGCGCTTATTATTGCTCTGGGCATGTTGGTCGACAACGCCATCGTGGTAACCGAAGGCATGTTGATTGGTGTGAGAAAAGGGCAAACCAAACTTCAGGCGGCAAAAGACGTGGTATCGCAAAATGGGTTGCCGCTGCTTGGCGCGACTGTGATTGCCATCACCGCTTTTGCGCCAATTGGTCTATCGCCAGATGCCACAGGTGAATTCGTCGGCTCCCTCTTCTGGGTACTGTGCTTTTCGCTTTTCTTAAGTTGGATCACCGCACTTACCATTACCCCCTTCTTTTTCGACTTACTGTTTAAAACTGAAAAGGAGCGCGGAGCTAATGACGAAGATGACGACCCATATAAGGGCATTATTTTTACGGTATACAAGCGTGTGCTTACTGCTGCTATCAATCATCGTTACGTGACAATTGTACTGGTACTTGTTGCATTAGTAGGCAGCATGGCGTCAGGTAAATTCGTAAAAAATGCATTTTTCCCAGATTCATCCACACCGCTGTTTTTCGTCGATTTGTGGTTGCCTGAAGGTAGCGATATCTTAACCACCGAGCAGTCTATTCGTCGCTTAGAAGACAACGTGTTAGGCATGGAGAATATCGCCAACGTAACAAGCGTTATTGGCGGTGGAGCACAGCGCCTTACCCTCACCTATGCGCCAGAAGACAGATACGCCAGTTATGGTCAGCTTATCGTTGAAACTGATACGGTTGAGTCTCGTGATGCTCGTATGCGAGAAATTATCGAGCTGGTGCAAGAAGACTTCCCTAATGTGCAATACAAGGTAAAAGCACTGCAAGTAGGCCCTTCTGCAAAAGCGGCAATTGAAGCGAGAATTTACGGACCAGAGCCTGAAGTTTTGCGTGAGATTAGCAGCGACATTGAAGCCATATTTCAAGCAGAGAAAACCATGGACAGCGTTCGCTTGTCGTGGAGCAACAAAGTCCCATTTGTTGAACCTGTGTTTCTGGAAGAACAAGCTAGGCGTATCGGCGTAACGCGAGATGCCGTTCACACCGCATTTTTACTGAACAATGAAGGTGAAACTGTGGGCCTTTACCGCGAAGGTAGTGATTTAATACCTATCGTCATGCGCAACGATCCAAACCAGCGCTATGACATAGATAACCTCGCCTCGCTCAACGTATGGAGCCAAGAACAAGGTAAATATATTAGCATGGCTGATGTTATCAGCAATGTGGATGTATCGCTTGATAACCCTATCATCAAACGCCGCAACCGGGTGCGGATGCTAGCGGTTTATGCAGAGCCCATGCCTTTATCCGGTGAGACGGCCGCGAGTGTGCAAGCTAAAGTTCGCCCTCTTGTAGAAGAGCTTAAACTGCCTGATGGCTACCACATTGAATGGGGCGGCGAATACGAGACCTCAACAGACGCACAAAGCGCCCTATTTGCAAGTATGCCTATTGGTATATTAGGTATGTTCATTATCACCGTTTTGCTGTTTGGCAAGCTTCGTCAGGCGTTAGCGATATGGGGCGTAATTCCACTCACCACTATCGGCATTATTGGCGGGTTGGTGTTAGTTGGTGCACCCTTTACGTTCATGGCGCTGCTCGGCAGCTTAAGCCTTATTGGTATGGTGCTTAAAAACGGGATCGTATTAATGGAAGAAATAAACGTACAGGCAAAGGGTAACAGTGGCGCATTCGATGCCGTAGTAGCCGCGTCAGTATCTCGTGTACGTCCCGTTTCAATGGCAGCCATTACCACCATACTGGGTATGATCCCGCTGTTTTCTGACGCGTTCTTCGCGTCAATGGCAGTTGTTATTGTATTTGGTCTGACCGTTGCCACCGTACTTACACTGCTTATATTGCCTGTGCTGCACTGTACGTTCCACGGTATAAAGTCAGAATAA
- a CDS encoding efflux RND transporter periplasmic adaptor subunit, which translates to MLSEKSLFHSLALRTVMVFTALAGLSACEEAPTPPKAVSSTPVTLYKVQHSDETIAKFPGQVEAAEYSNLSFRIGGKLQELRVKAGEEVKENQLIARLDDRDAKAQLATAQSQFDVSSAMFERMEASVEKGAVSRSTFDEAKANFLAAKASLTNAQDQLSYTELRAPFAGLIASVPVENYQVIVPQQTIAELHMPGAIDVTFQLPEQKMRMIDRSRARKNRTSEMAWVSFSGMPDKRYAAMYKDHESTTRQGELSYEVTITLPEPDDINVLAGMSATVLLDMSKLIESNAKLWLVPFGAVVTDNADPDKAIVWRFKPSDSDATKGTVEAVEVMITRGISNGLLVEGPLNDDDKIVAAGAHLVKEGQAVTEWTKEGGL; encoded by the coding sequence ATGTTGTCTGAAAAAAGTCTCTTTCACAGCTTAGCCCTGCGCACTGTGATGGTATTTACTGCACTCGCTGGATTAAGTGCGTGTGAGGAAGCCCCCACGCCACCCAAAGCAGTCTCATCGACACCGGTAACGCTTTATAAAGTGCAGCACTCAGACGAAACCATCGCCAAATTCCCGGGGCAAGTGGAAGCGGCTGAGTATTCAAACCTTTCGTTTCGCATTGGCGGCAAACTCCAAGAACTCAGAGTAAAAGCTGGTGAAGAAGTTAAAGAGAACCAGCTTATCGCAAGACTTGATGATAGAGACGCGAAAGCACAGTTAGCCACCGCCCAGTCTCAGTTTGACGTGTCATCGGCTATGTTTGAACGTATGGAGGCTTCCGTTGAAAAAGGCGCGGTAAGCCGCTCTACTTTTGATGAAGCGAAAGCCAATTTTTTAGCCGCTAAAGCCAGTCTGACCAACGCACAGGACCAGCTAAGCTATACTGAGCTTCGCGCACCGTTTGCGGGGCTTATAGCGTCTGTTCCTGTTGAAAATTACCAAGTCATTGTACCGCAGCAAACCATTGCCGAGCTTCATATGCCGGGTGCAATCGACGTTACGTTTCAATTGCCAGAGCAAAAAATGCGTATGATTGATCGCTCACGAGCCCGTAAAAATCGTACATCTGAAATGGCATGGGTGAGCTTTTCAGGTATGCCAGACAAGCGTTACGCGGCCATGTATAAGGATCACGAAAGCACCACGCGACAAGGCGAGCTTAGTTATGAGGTAACAATTACTCTGCCAGAACCAGACGACATCAATGTTCTAGCGGGCATGAGCGCCACCGTATTACTTGATATGTCGAAACTCATTGAGTCTAACGCAAAACTTTGGCTAGTGCCTTTTGGTGCGGTGGTTACCGACAATGCAGATCCGGACAAAGCGATTGTATGGCGTTTTAAACCTAGTGATAGCGACGCAACGAAGGGCACCGTAGAAGCAGTAGAAGTGATGATTACGCGCGGTATTTCCAACGGTCTGTTAGTTGAAGGCCCGCTAAACGACGATGATAAAATCGTTGCTGCTGGCGCTCATCTTGTAAAAGAAGGCCAAGCTGTTACGGAGTGGACGAAAGAAGGGGGCCTATAA